GATGCACAAGTCAAAGTTTACATACTGTTCCGGATCAGATCCAGGAGTATACACCCTGATGTAATACATCTGCCCAACAATCAGGTTCTTGGCCGTAGTGTTGGCCGTACTACTGCAATATAGTTTTGTAAATGCCCCGCATGTCCCTGAATATAAAGTATGGCTGACCTTAACCGAAGCCGGGGTCCCCACCATGTTATAGAAGTTGATGCTAAGCGAAGGAGCCGTTGCTGTAAATTTAAACCATACGTCGTCATCCGTGGTAAAGCAGCCTGACGCTGTACCCGCTGGCGCATCCGCACTGGCTGTAGCGCCGTAAGTATTGCCGTGTACGTTATTTGTCGCAACGCACTGCTGGGTGTTGTTTATAGTAACCGGAATGGCATCAGCGCAATTGTCATTCAGCGGTGCAGTTATGAATGTCACAGGAGATAATATCGACCATGTACTCTCCACTGAAGCGGAGCATAATGATTTCACATAAAATGTATACGATGTTGAAGGTGACAACGCATAGCCTGTAGCAGCACTCACTGTAAATGGATTTGTAACCTGGGTAATTGTAGCTGCCGTTGGCGGGTTATTTGATGGTCCAGGCCCTCCTGTCGGAACGATATACAATGCATATCCAGGAGCTGCCGGCACGGAGGTGTCTGTCCATTGCAATGTAGCGGAACCTGATGTGATGTTTGATACAGTTATGTTTGTAGGTTTAGCACAAGCCGGCTGGATACAATCGCCTACAGCGGCAAACAGCACCGTATTGGGAGTGCCGGTTCCAGGGAGTTTAGTATACAGGATGTCAAGGAATGGGTTCTGGATCGATACCCCGATATTTTCAGGCGTGGTCCCTGCAACGCTCCAAAAAACGTCAAAAGGAACCCCATTGCACAAAGGAACAGTGATCCCAGCTGGTGTATTAATTTGGGTTTCACCTAATATCGCAACGATAATGCCGTTTTGCTTGATTTGTATTTTGGCACCATTCCAGCTATTGCCTGCGGGGCTTGTCAACAGAAACTTGTACCCGCACTTTTCCTGGTCGTTACAGGTTAAGGTATTGAATACAGGAAATGGCGTGCATTTACTTACGCCTGTCGGCGTACAACTCGATCTTATAAAGGCATAATATGTAGTAGCAGGATTGAGGTCGGTAGCTGTAAAAATATACGGGCCTCCCACCGGGACGCTAAATACGTAAGTCGCAGGAGTATCTGTTCCTGGCAGTGTGGGGGCATTTGGCCCTGCTATCAATACCAACTCAAATTGGGTGTCGGCAGTATCGCCGGGATTCCAGGTGAATGTAGCCGAAGTATTCGTTATACTTGCTGCTATTACACCAGCATCTATAGGCTTAGGGCATAATGGCACAGTACAGAAAACCGAATTTGCAGTCGATACGGACCAGGCCGAAGGTTCCGGCGTACAGTTTACCCGCACATAAACCTTATAACACTCATCTGCCGGCAATGGCAGTGTTGTCGTAAATGACGTTGTTGCCGGAGCAACATCATCATAAGTGGGTACCGTATCTGCTGTGGGTGCCGGGCTTCCTGCCGGAAGGATACAGATATCCCACGATGTGGTAGCCGCGGCTGACCAGTTGATTGTAGCGCCTGAATGGGTTACATTTTCGACAGTCACATCAGTCGGAGTAAGGTCGCACCTCGGCGCATCACACGCGACAACATCGTCATAAAGCACCCCATTTAAAGAAACCAATCCTGCTGGTTTTGTATAAATTGTCTGCCCAAATGAATTTAATATTGAAATGTTCTTTTGTGCCATATTGCTTCCAAGGGCATTCCAGTATAAATCAAACGGAACACCATCACACAGCGGAACGCCCACATCAACCGGACCGGTCCCGGTTACCAATTGTGATCCTAAGGTAGCCACTACCAGACCATTCTGACGCACCTGCATTCTGGCAGTTCCCCAACCTGACGCACTTGTGTTGCTGATCCTGAAGGTATAATTACACGTTTGAGAAGCATCGCATACCATCGTATCAAATGCAAATGGCCCTGCCCATGCTGTCCACACGCCAGTACCTGCTGTACATTCCCCACGCACCCAATACTCATATTGCGTACCCGAAACCAAACCGGACGCATTGTACTCCGGAGTATTAACCTGTATACCTGCCCCGGACGGCACTAAAGAGCCTAAAGGCTGCACGGCGACTTCCCAGGAAGAATAACCCTGTGCATCCCAAAAAAGATGGGCCGTATTTAAAGTAACACCATCGATGTTCCCATTTGTTGGTATAGGAAGACAATCTTCTGTCTGGATTAAGAGATTGTAGGAAAACGTTTGTGTTGGCAGGCCTGAAGAAACCAATACGATGTAATCATGGCCCTCAAGCACTGACACGGTAACATTCCTGACGCCCGCATTGGCATTGGAAGCCCCGCCAATACAACTCACTCCTACGTTGGCGCAACCATCATATACAAACACTGAAGAACGCGTAACCGAGTTGAGTGGCTTCAGCTTGATATTGACCAACCTATCCGCGGTAGCGTGGAAGCTGTAAAACACGTCCTTCCCCCCGACACAATTTGCATTAGGCGGATTAACGCCGCAGGATGTCCCCTGCAATGCATCAAAAGTGTCTAAGAAATTAGCCGTATCGTTAATATCCTGGTATGGAAGCGCAATTGAAATAGGGTTCTCACATGTAGTGCCCGGTTGTGCAAAAACCGAAACAGACAGCAGCAAAAAGAAACCCAGAAACGTTTTGAGTAATTGTTTTTTCATGATCGGGAGATAGATTTTTACCAAATGTAATAGTTTTAGACAATTTATTATCAACAAAATACATTATTTGTTAATTTACCTAAAACAAAAAACCAGGCATATAAACCTGGTTTCCATTACTGATTAATCCATTTAATCAACTATCAATTTCTTAATGAGCCTTGAATGCGACATTGTTGAGACTTCCAGGAGGTACACCCCTTTAGCCAAACCAGAAATATCAATAGATAAACTTCCGTTGTGATTCGCTTCCACCTTTTTTACTGTATTTCCCAAAACATCATAAAGGGCAACCTGCCCGAGATTTTCTGCGGTATGCTGAAGACTTACATATACCATAGTATTCGCCGGATTCGGGTAAACATGAATATTTGACAAATCAAAAGTCTGGATACCCAAAAATGCCGAGATTTCTGTCTGCACGGTATTGGTTTCAATTGCAGGATTGGAATCAAAATAAATTCCGGCAGTATTTGAAATGACATCTGCGAC
This genomic stretch from Flavobacterium pallidum harbors:
- a CDS encoding DUF7619 domain-containing protein, translated to MKKQLLKTFLGFFLLLSVSVFAQPGTTCENPISIALPYQDINDTANFLDTFDALQGTSCGVNPPNANCVGGKDVFYSFHATADRLVNIKLKPLNSVTRSSVFVYDGCANVGVSCIGGASNANAGVRNVTVSVLEGHDYIVLVSSGLPTQTFSYNLLIQTEDCLPIPTNGNIDGVTLNTAHLFWDAQGYSSWEVAVQPLGSLVPSGAGIQVNTPEYNASGLVSGTQYEYWVRGECTAGTGVWTAWAGPFAFDTMVCDASQTCNYTFRISNTSASGWGTARMQVRQNGLVVATLGSQLVTGTGPVDVGVPLCDGVPFDLYWNALGSNMAQKNISILNSFGQTIYTKPAGLVSLNGVLYDDVVACDAPRCDLTPTDVTVENVTHSGATINWSAAATTSWDICILPAGSPAPTADTVPTYDDVAPATTSFTTTLPLPADECYKVYVRVNCTPEPSAWSVSTANSVFCTVPLCPKPIDAGVIAASITNTSATFTWNPGDTADTQFELVLIAGPNAPTLPGTDTPATYVFSVPVGGPYIFTATDLNPATTYYAFIRSSCTPTGVSKCTPFPVFNTLTCNDQEKCGYKFLLTSPAGNSWNGAKIQIKQNGIIVAILGETQINTPAGITVPLCNGVPFDVFWSVAGTTPENIGVSIQNPFLDILYTKLPGTGTPNTVLFAAVGDCIQPACAKPTNITVSNITSGSATLQWTDTSVPAAPGYALYIVPTGGPGPSNNPPTAATITQVTNPFTVSAATGYALSPSTSYTFYVKSLCSASVESTWSILSPVTFITAPLNDNCADAIPVTINNTQQCVATNNVHGNTYGATASADAPAGTASGCFTTDDDVWFKFTATAPSLSINFYNMVGTPASVKVSHTLYSGTCGAFTKLYCSSTANTTAKNLIVGQMYYIRVYTPGSDPEQYVNFDLCITAPPANDEVEDAAPVSVSPVWACNPSLNVVGNTLGATASLPNVTGAGCGGSDDDVWFSFVATSNINIIAINDIITTNTNVAVNHTLFSGVPGDLVKIYCSSFNESVAQGLTIGATYYIRVYTSGTNAGASASFHVCVSTPPPPFNNDECATAIDIDASPTYECNTLTHGSLIGATQSTMSVTSCLTGQDDDVWFKFTAVSAHQVISLLNVYGTTVNLNHAVYSGTCGSMVLKYCSTANELTSHALNFVIGETYYLRVWSNAATSQVVVFDVCVKSVSSCENAQSFCGSSSDDPYIFRNTSGVPNSDQVACLGSIPNPTYYVLKISESGTLAFNILQNTEFGINGEPTGTYLDVDFAAWGPFEDNASFCSDIAFVDCPSCPNNTNGQSFYPFGNIVDCSYDASFAETMTIPNAVAGQYYVVLITNFNGNDGYIRISQTNAGEPGAGSTVCADKVRLIAYVDANNNGVKDDGELNFTEGNFIYQKNDSGPFMNISSQTGNYDLYSSDPSDSYDFTYQIFPEFAPYYTAASTGFSNISVSEGSGSQLLYFPLTPIQPYDDVSVNFVSVDVPLPGSNYHNMIVYKNKGLQPASGTITFTKDEAVTVTAVSQSGVTMTPNGFTYNFSGLLPYETRIINVTMAVPSIPEVSLGQLLNNTASITSTLADVHQLDNSASITQTIFGSFDPNDKTELHGGEVDINDLDNGGYLYYTIRFQNTGTYQATNVRLEDVLDDMLDESSLRVVSASHNYDLLRTGNHLTWEFTNIDLPAAANNEEESHGYVAFKVKPKPGYVIGDVISNEASIYFDSNPAIVTNTVQTQVSAPLSTEEYSDLNVVLYPNPTNTLVNINLHHTTEILDQVTLYDVLGKAVKQVKASHPGQIAVDVSGLAKGVYMVEIQTASKLRVIKKLVIN